tttgtgtgtttttgtttgtgtgtttttgtttgtgtgtttttgtttgtgtgtttttgtttgtgtgtttttgtttgtgtgtgtttttgtttgtgtgtgtttttgtttgtgtgtgtttttgtttgtgtgtgtttttgtttgtgtgtttgtgtatttgtttgtgtgtttgtgtatttgtttgtgtgtgtgtgtttgtttgtgtgtgtgtgtttgtgtatttgtttgtgtgcggtgtttgtgtatttgtttgtgtgtgtgtgtttgtgtatttgtttgtgtgtgtgtgtttgtgtatttgtttgtgtgtgtgtttgtgtatttgtttgtgtgtgtgtttgtgtatttgtttgtgtgtgtgtgtttgtgtatttgtttgtgtgcggtgtttgtgtatttgtttgtgtgtgtgtgtttgtgtatttgtttgtgtgtgtgtgtttgtgtatttgtttgtgtgtgtgtgtttgtgtatttgtttgtgtgtgtgtgtttgtgtatttgtttgtgtgtgtgtgtttgtgtatttgtttgtgtgtgtgtgtttgtgtatttgtttgtgtgtgtgtgtttgtgtatttgtttgtgtgtgtgtgtttgtgtatttgtttgtgtgtgtgtgtttgtgtatttgtttgtgtgtgtgtgtttgtgtattgtttgtgtgtgtgtgttgtgttatttgtattgtgtgtgtgtgtgtttgtgtatttgtttgtgtgtgtgtgtttgtgtatttgtttgtgtgtgtgtgtttgtgtatttgtttgtgtttgtgtatttgtttgtgtttgtgtatttgtttgtgtatttgtttgtgtttgtgtatttgtttgtgatttgtttgtgtttgtgtatttgtttgtgtgtgtgtgtttgtgtatttgtttgtgtgtgtgtgtttgtgttttgtgtttttgtgtttgtgtattttgtgttttttgtgtttgtgtatttgttttttttgtgtttgtgtatttgtgttttttgtgtttgtgtatttgtgttttttgtgtttgtgtttttgtgtgtttgtgtatgtgtttttgtgtttttgtgtgtttgtgtatgtgtttttgtgtgtttttgtgtgtttgtgtgtttgtgtatttgtttgtgtttttgtgtgtttgtgtatttgtttgtgtttttgtgtgtttgtgtatttgtttgtgtttttgtgtgtttgtgtatttgtttgtgtatttgtgtttgtgtatttgtgtttttttttttttttttttttttttttatcttttgctcATTGTGTATCAATATTTGGGTTAAAGGTGAATGTCAATATTAGGCAAAACAAGGCTTGATAGACTAGATTTAGTCGAAAGTATTTTTTTCCTAGTAACTGAGAATGATGTAGAGGGAATAAGACCTTCATCCTGTGATTAGTATTTATAGTTTTATGATCTTTTCCTTGATAAGTTGATAAAAGATTTACGAGGATGTTTATTATAGTAAAACCTTAACAAGGTTATTGGTGTTGATAAGGATAGTGATTGCAGGTTCGTGAAAGTGGATTTTTAAAttgttctctatttctttctttctattttatctttttctattttcatgtATTGTGAGTGGATTGGTTTTCAACGTAATTTTTGTATGCAGTGTTTAGAttatgagagagggagtgtgtgaagttcgagaaaaaaaaaataatggttatcaAGAGCACACAAAAAGATGCTTAACTAATTTTTAGGATTGTATAAAGACTAAATTTAATAAGGGTAGTcaacttctttttgttttgttttatgtctctgcacatagatggctctgctagtgcttagccacaaaggagtctattagtagaccttgtgaccttacctaatttcacctttccttgaattggcagaaaaaaatTATTCTTTTACTAATgccatgaatatcaatggtgtaatttttattgtattatgtaacagcaaaataagataatgtaaaatatttccataaatcaagtaaaagggtaaacgggcaataCGGGCAGTAGTCATAATTggctaattggtgacttagtacaagtgttacTGTCTGTGTAAGAATAATTTAAGTCACATTAGGCATGGCATGGATGTACCTGCCATGCCCATCAGGATTGGGTTAAAAACCCGATTTTTATTAAGATATCAAGTCTTTTAAACATCAGAATATCTGAGGAGATAGACTAAAGCAGATGTTGAAAGCAAAATTGTcatgtttttttgtataataaaaaaaataaaccaaatttTCTCCATTCCAGTTCCTGCGATACAGTAAGAACTACTTGCCGCACATAGCCAGATTATGTTTAGTGAGCACCTTCCTTGAGGATGGCCTACGTATGTGGTGGCAATGGCACGAGCAGCGTGAATACATGGATATTTCGTGGGGCTGCGGGTACTTCATTGCCACACTGTTCGTGGTAATCAACCTGGTGGGGCAGCTTGGGGGCGTGTTCATGGTGCTTTTCCGCAAGAAGGTCGAGGTCGCATGTGGACTCCTGCTCTTCATCGTGGTCCTGCAGGCGAGTGTGATGGGTTGGTGTTGCAAGATAAGATATTTGAGAActatttattctttaattattacccttttttgtttttttcttggtattaatgtattttcatttatcatcattcagATCACATACAAGCCTGTGCTTGTATGTGATCCTTAGCGCGAAAACTAAGCTAAACATTCTCCTCCCCAGACCGTCGCGTACCAGATCTTGTGGGATATGCAGTTCCTGTTCCGCAACCTAGCCCTGGTGGGAGGCCTGGCGCTGGTGCTTGCCGAGAGTAAAAAAGAAGCGAGGTCTATCTTCGCAGGTGTCCCCTCATTGGGAGAGAACAAGCCCAAGACGTACCTCATGTTGGGTGGCAGAATCCTTCTAGTATTCATGTTCCTCACACTCGTCAGATTCGAGTTCTCCGTGATGCAGGTGGGTtaggttagatttttttttttgtgtaaatttGAAGGGTTTACATTCTTGTTTAGAATCAGTTACAATGAATTTGTTTGAGGTAAAACAATGTTCACTGATTTTGTTGCCCTTAATCCCAAAGTCTgcttgaatatgataatgaagtgcATAAATTAAGTGTGGAAACTATGCAGATTTAATTGGAGAAATTAATCTTCCATTTAGATAATACACTATGAATATTAAGACTGTAAATGACTATAATTGGAGGCAGAATTATAAAAGCAGGTCAGGCACTTTACATGACCTGTTCTTAATTGAAAAGTAGAGCATTAAAGACCTTTTGATATTTCTCATTGTTTAGTGATGGATTGACATTTCTCACAGGAGTACTTAGTCATTATAATTGAATAGATGTTGAATAACTGTAAAGTGACACATGAATAACCGTGGAAACACTCTTGACCCGACTCCTCTTGCCAACAGATATTCCAAATTGTGATTGGCGGTTTGCTGATGGCCCTGGTGGCAGTTGGCTACAAGACCAAGCTGAGCGCATTTCTGCTTGTGCTGTGGCTCAACGTCTTCAACATTTATGTGAACGCGTGGTGGTCTATTCCCGCGTACAAACCCATGAGAGATTTCCTCAAGTATGATTTCTTCCAGGTAAGGCTTCCATATCAtcagtatttacttatttattatgaaggttttaatattttttatatttcctttttgagGGAGAAAATGGGTATATTTAAGCAGTTTGTTTCAGTTTGGAGTGGGAACATGTAAAAGTAATTGGATGTGAAAAAATATTAGTAGATATTTGAAAGTAAGTGTGTTTTCCTGTTTTAATTttgtgtattataaaaaaaaataagggttcttacatatattatttttttaatgtgagCTATACTTGTTACATCTGAAGTCTTGGCATGTATTGGGGCCAATGCCTTATTAGTCCCAAAatctattttttccccccaagATATCTTTTTGATGCTTCATAGATAAATAACTTTTATAAGATATTATGGTTTCCATCAAAAGCGAAGGATACGAGAAAGCTGCAAGTCAGTAGATTGAATTCCTGTGAGGAACTGGCCGTGATAGGTCTTTCACACCCCTATTTTAGTACACAAATTATATTGCCTACTTTTTCAAGTTTTGTGTACTTGATGCAGATTCCTAATTTCCACATGTATTACCACACAGTATATCTTCGTTTGTCTTACACTTCTCTTGTCTATTTGCAGACGCTGTCGGTCATCGGCGGTCTGCTAATGCTGATTTCACTGGGCCCGGGAGGTGTGAGCATGGACGAACACAAGAAACAGTGGTAGATTGttattccctccacccccccccttccccttttaccccccctcccctctttcccttaccttgTTTTTTAAAAAGCCACAAATGTTTTATTAGTATGAGTTTAAGTGTTAAGCCCTCAAGTTATTGAAGAATCCccctctttttattctatttattttttttatgttttgtgctTTTTTTCTTATAGTTTTATACAAGTGAGAGTATCTGTTAGACTTTTGAATGATAAAGTAAACCATATAAGCCAAGTGACCGACCGCTCTGTACATAGTTATAGAAGCAGAAGCCATACTCTATTGGACATTCCACCATGGTCGTCCATGAGACTTCGAGCTTCCCATATGGCATCCTCCTTCACTGTGCGCGCAGGAGGAACAAGAAATTGCTGTGCTGGTCGGCGAAGGAACTGTTTTTAAGATTGTTTTTGtagtaaatatatttgttttaagaaTTCTTTTTGGTGTATTAACGATGTGTTCAGTTGATTTGCAGTGGTGTACTGTAGAAGGGTGTTATTAACTTTATGGTGTACATTCATAATGAATGTGTAAAGAGTATTGCTCTTGCATTCTTGCTCTTGGCTTTGCGCagtgggtcttttttttttatggtgtttgGTGATTAGGCTAATGGAAATCATGGTGTTGAGCCTAAAATTGTTGAACTGTGCATACTCTTACAGCCTAGAGAGGAACAAGTttgcttctatttttatttattttattttattttatattttttattattgccactTCTTGGGGCTTCTGTCACTTTTTTCAGGGTTCTAACTATTTTCTCATGTACCATATAAGGATACAGTGCTATAGGATGGATGGTTTTAGAGCAACATCACAACTGCCAGTGAGGCAACCCTCAGCTTGTGGGACCGACACTGTCATGGCCAGTGTTGGTGCATTGCTTCTGATATTTAGCTAGATGAAGTGATCCATCAGGCAGAGCTGGCTGGCTGCACAAAGTCCCATAAGCAATTGGTTGTGCATtggacttttcttttctttttttctttttttttgtataattttatgtCCTTGGGGGTGGAATATGGCCAGACCCCAGAGCACAAGGGGAGCTGCAGGTCCTCCAATGACCTTGTCtttttacaatttatttattttatctttcttaaacTTGTTagcgtgtttgattgtttttatacatatatctcgaTCTCTGCTCCCATGCTTCTAGATTTTCCCAGTTCCATATATGCACAGAAATGTTTTTCATGTGAATTGTAAGTgaagtgaatataataataataaatcttttaaaaataataaaacccagAGGGCTAGTTTTGTAGAAAAATGTTGacacaaaatgacaaaaaaaaaaaacaaaaaaaaatctacaaaatacAGGATAGAAAGAACAGGAACGGTGTGGGGCAACTCCACGTAGGTCCAAATTTCTCCCCGGGCGGTTTCAGTGCCTCGGGaagttttatatttatctttaagaTTTTAAAAGAGCAGATGTACCACTCTATCAGGTGACCAAGAAGGACAAAACAAATTGGTGAATAACACTAACTTTTGTTAAAGTggctgttaataataaagatggtctTCTTAATTTTGGATTTTTTAACATTCATTAAATTTGCTTCACAAATTTTTTGTAGTGACCAAGCATCATGtatggatggatttttttttttttttttctttttttcatgcttGGGTTTATGCATATTGGTACAGTTGTTGTGATTGATTGGCAAGAATAACATAATTTTACTGTATGTCTTTTTACATCAGTTGTTGTGGGTTTCGAGTCAGTTTTGTATGGCTAGAATCTAAATTTGGTATCTAaaattgttaatattttattctTAAAATTTTTAGAGGAGAAAATGTAGGAAAAAATGATGCATACTAATCTCTACCAATAAGAATGGCTTACTGAATGCTGAGAGATTTGTTCTGGACCTCAAATGTGATGttaaattaatgatatatatgtatatatgtatatgtatgcatatagtaaTGTTAGTAAGCTTGTAAGATAATCTTATGCAGATCATGACAGATTTCCCCCCCTTCTTATAAATATTTAatcatcttttctctcattcattgGGAAATGATTTgccattctttttctctcaaagctttcagttaaaaaaaaaaaaaagtgcatcatTTGTATGCTAGTTGATTACTTTAACATTTTTAATTAGTTGCTCAAGATTATAAATCGTATAATAAGCAAAGATTTTTAAGGGAAATCAGTATGGGGAGGAGGTGGCCTTTTTTGGAATGCTAGTACAAAAAAAGACGAGATTAGGCACTGAAGTGCGTCTTTAGTTCTCTAGATTCACATCCAGTTCTGATAGTCTTTGTACATTGTTTAGCAAGTATTTGTAAAAGTTTATTTTATGGGAATTCTAGAGATTTGTTAAAATTGTTTTTGCCAGAAGTGTAAATTCTTTTGTagttggattatcattattattttatatatatttttttttgtattgtgctTGGGTGTTTATATACGCATCATTCTGTTTTGAATATTGAATTTTGACTTTATATCACCGTTAAaagaatttatatacatttatatacaccaaGTAAAAATACATCTGTTCTGTatttatacatcttttttttctcaaccCTCTGTCTTGTATTGAGCACGTCAATTATAGGAAAATTTCTCCAGAATACCACCCATTTTTAAACCTTTATCATGATCTGCTTGATTGCAAGAATATCATTTGCAAGCCTATATCTTTTGCTCTTGTTAAACTTTTTTCagggaaatatatttataaaacaagaCTTAAGTTAATGCGATTTCTAGATTCTCTTCTCGagctttgtcattttattttttcatagtgCTCTCTACTCTTGAAGCTATAGTTATAAGCTGCAGCTTTGTTTTGGAatcttttcttttgcttgtatTTTTCCATTTTACCCTATAACAGTGCATTTCTCTAATTACATATGTACTGTGCATAAAGTGTAAGAAATATAggtgatattatttttctttaacagcaacataaaaatactacacacaactacacacaatgCAACAAGTCTAAAATCTATAAATACAGATACTGAAACCTCCACAAAAGCATTTTTGAAAATGGTTGCATAaatgttaagtaaaaaaaaaatcattggatAACACCAAATTCAATATACTTCATTGCCAACTTCATTTTTATACTGTAATAGAAAACAATCCTTTTTTGCAAATGCATATGCACTTTCCTTCAAGGCTATATGAATGCATTTTGAATATTGCCTGGGTTGTTATGCTAGCAATTGTTAAATTTGTGTGATAAATGGGAAATGTAAACAATGGATATGTCTATGAAAATGGCTATATACACTTTTAAAGTTACATGAATACTTTCACTTTGACAatgagcgtttgtgtgtatgagggGAGTGCGAGACAGAGCgagtggaagtttttttttttttttttttttttttcagaccaaTACATCTCAAACTTTCACATGCATTGACATCAGTACCTATATCAGAGGCTATTGCTCTGCAATAAGTTTCCAAAACTTGAGAGGAAAAAGTAACTTAATTATATCAAATTAAAATTACTGTGTTCAAACAATATAATGTCTATCATATGTTACTAGTCCCAGCTACATTTGAGTTTTCGAGTAATGCTACTCTAGACTATTTTGTTCATGAGGTTGATCATTCCAAGTGATGCAGTTCATCCCTTCCTTCAGTCCATCTAGACATATTGGGTGACTTAGGACAGGTTGGGGCTGTGCAAACATTTTCTTCCAGCTCTTGTGCATGAAGTCATTCAATCTCCTTTGACAAAAATCTAGCCTAACTGATGGGCCCATGGCAATGGAATGCACAGTGGGCATCCATTTTTACTGTCAAtctcgttggtgtgtgtgtgtgttgtggttgggtgagtgtgtgtgtggtgtggtgtgtggtgtgtggtggtggtgtggtgtgtggtgtgtgtgtgtgtgtgtggtgtgagtgtgtggtgtgttgtgtgtggttgggtgtgtgtgtgtgtaggttggtggtgtggtgtgtgtggttgtgtgtgtggtgtgtggtgttgtgtgggtgtgttgtgtgttggtggtgtgtgtggtgggtgtggtgtgtgtgtgtgtgttgtgtgtggtgtgtgtgtgtggtgtgtgtgtgttgtgtggtgtgtgtggtgtgtggtgtgtgtggtgtggtgtgtggttgtgtggtgtgtgttgtgggtgtggtgtgtggtgtgggtgttgggtgttgtgtggtggtgtgttggttggatggtgtgtgggtgtgtgtgggttgtgtggttgttgtgttgtgtgtgtggtgttgtgtggtttgtgtgttgttggtgggggttgggtggttggtgggtggtgtgtttgatgttgtgtgtgtggtgttggggggtgtgtgttagtgtgtgtgggtgtggttgtgtgtggttgggtgagttggtggtgttgtgtggtgtgtgtgtgttgtgggttgttggtgtggttgtggtgttgtgtgtgtgttgttggtgtgtgtgggtgtgtgtggtgtttgtggtgttgttgtgtgtgtgtgtttgggtgtggtgttggttgctgttgtgtgtgtgttttgtggtgtggtgtgtgtgtgtgtgttggttgtgtggtgtgttgtgtgtgtgtgttgtgggtggtgtgtgtgtggttgggatgttgtgtgttgtggggggttgtgtgggggtgggtggggtgttggggggttgtggggggggttggggggggggggggggggggggggggggggtgttgtgtgtggggtggtgtgtggggggttggggtgtggtgggttgggtggtggtgggggggtggttgggggtggttgggggtggtgtgtggtgttgttggtgtggttgggggtgtgggtggtggggtgggtttgtgtgtgtgggttggggtggggtgggggtggggtggggtggggtgggtgtggggttgtgtgggtggggtggtgtgttgtggtttgggtggtggggggtgtttggtgttggtggggggtgtggtggtttgtgtttgttgggtggtggggtggggtgggggggtgtgggtgggttgtgtgggttggtggtggtgtttggtggtgtgtgttgtgggggtggtgggggtgttgggttGGTGTTGTGGGTTGGTGGTTGGGGGTGTgttgggtggtggggtggtgggtgggtttgggtgttttgtggtgtgtgtggtgggggggggggggggggggggggggggggggggggggggggggggggggggggggggggggggggggggggggggggggggggggggggggggggggggggggggggggggggggggggggggggggggggggggggggggggggggggggggggggggggggggggggggggggggggggggggggggggggggggggggggggggggggggggggggggggggggggggggggggggggggggggggggggggggggggggggggggggggggggggggggggggggggggtgttggggttgtgtgtgttgtgtgtgtgtttgttgtgtgttgtgttgggttgtggttgtgttgttgtgtgtgtgtggtgtttgttgtgttgtgtgtgtgttgtgttgtgtgtgtgtgtggtgtgtgtgtgtggttgttggtgtgttgtgtggtgtgggtgttgtggtttgtttgttgggtggttgtgtgtgtgtgtgttgtgtgtgtgtgtgtgtgtgtgtggtgtgattggtgtgttgtgtgtgtggttgtggtgggtgttgtgtgtgtgtgtgtgttgttgtgtggggtgttgtgtgggtggggtgtttgtgtgtgggttttgtgtgtgtgttgttttgttgttgtgtgtgttggtgtgtgttgtgtgttgtagtggtgtgtgtgtgtggggtgtgtggtggtgtgtgttgtggtgtgtgtggtgtgtgtgggtgggggtggttgttgtgtgtgttgtggtttgtgggtggtgtgttgtggttgtgtgtgtggtgtgtgtgtgtgtggtgtgtgtgtggttgtgtggttgatgtgtggtggtggtgtgttgtgtgtgtgttgtgtgtgtgtgtgtgtgtgttgtggtgtgtgttgttttgtggtggtgtgtttgtgtgtttgtggtgtgtgtggtgtgtgtgtgtgtgtgtggtgtgtgtgtgtgtgtgtgtggttggtgtgtgttgtgtgtgtgtgtgttgtgtttgtgtgtgtgtgtgtgttgttggtggtggtgtgtggttgtgtgtgtgtgtgtgtgtggttggtggggtgttggtgtgtgtggtggtgtggtggggtggtgtgttttgtgtggtggtgttgtgtgtttggtgtgttggtgtgttgtggtgtgtgtgtgtgtggtgtgggttgtgttgtgtgttgggtgtgtgtgttgtttgtgtgttgtggtgtgttggtgtgtttgtgtggtggtgtgggtgtgtggggtggttgtgggtttttgtgtgttgtggtgtgttgttgtgtgtgggtgtgtgtgttgttgtgttatgttgtgtgtgtgtggttgtggatgtgttgttgtgtgggtgggttgtggtggtgtgttgtgtagttgtgttgttttgtttgtgtgtgtgtgtgatgtggttgttgtgagtgtgtgtctgttgtggtgttttgtgtttgtttggtgtttttgtgttgtgtgtttgtgtggttgtggtgtgtgtgtggtttgtgttgttgtggtggtgatgtgtgtgttgtgtggttgtggtttgtggttgtgtgtgtgtgttggtgtgttggtgtgtggtgttgtggttgtgtgttttgtgtgtggttgtgttggtgttttggttgtttgtggtgtgttgtgtgtgtgtgtgtgtgtgttggttgtgtgtgtggtgtgtgttgtggtggtttggtttgtgtgtgttgtgtgttgtgtttgtggtgttgtgtgtggtttgtgttttgtttgtgtgtgtgtgtgtgagtgtggttgtgtgttgtgtgtgttgtgtgtgttgtgttgtgttggggtGTGGTTTTTTTGTTGGTGGTATTGTGTGGTGGTTTTTggggttgttgtgtttgtttgtgggtttgttttgattgtttttgggtttttggtGGGGTGGTGGTTTGTGGTTTTGTGGGGTGTTGGTGGGTTGTGGTTGGTTTTTGTTGGGTGGGGGTGTGGTTTTTTGTGGgttggtgttggtgtgtttggttgggtttgtgttgttttgttgttgtgtatgtgtgtgtggttggttggtggtgttggttggtgggttttgttttgtttgtgtggttgggtgggttggttttgttgttgtgggggtgggtgtggttgggggtgaggtggtgtttttggttgtgtgggttggttgtgttttttgttttttgtgtgggtggttgtgttttgtggtgttttggtttttttgtgtggttgttgttggtgtgtggttgtgtatttgtgtgtggtgttgttggatgtgtttgttggtgggggttgtgttgttgttgttggggtggtgtggtggtggttttgtttgttggtggtggtgtggttggtggtgttgtggtgtgttggtgtgttgtgtttgggttggttgtgtgtgttgttggtgtgtgtggtggtgggtggttttggtggttgggtgggtgttgTGGGTTGGTGGGGTGTtggttgtggggtggggtggttgtttgttgtgttggggtggtggtgggtggtgtgtttgtttgtggttgttgttgtgtggtggtgtttgtttggggtggtgggtggtggttgtggtgtggtgtgtggttgttgtgttggtgttttggttgtgtgtggggtggggggtgttggttgttgtgtgttgttgtggtggtttgtgtgtgtggtgtgtggtgggtggttgtgtgtgtgtgttgtggtttttggtgtgtgtgtggtttgtgttgtgtggtggttgtttggtgtgggggtgtgggtgttggtgggggtggtgtggttgtgtggttgtgtgatgttgttgtgtggtgggtgttgttttgtgtgtggttggtggtttgttgtgtgtgggttgtgggttggtgttgtgtgtgttgtgtgggtgtgtggtgttgtggttgtgggtggtgggtggtgttggttttgttggtgtggtggggtgtgtgtttgtgtgttgtgtgtgggttggggtttggtgttgtgtgtgtgtggtgggtgtgtgtgtgttgtgtggtggttgtggtgttgttgtggggtgtgtggtgttggtgggtgtggggtgggggtggtgggttgttgttgtgggtgttgttgtggttggtgtgtgtgttggtgggggtgtgtgttgtgtgggtgtggttggtgtgggtgtgtgtgttgtgttgtgtggtggtggttgtgtgtgtgtgggtggtgttgtgtgttgtgttggtggtttgtgtgtgtgtgttgtgtgtggtgtggttgtgggtgtgtgtggtgtgtggtgtgtgtggtttgttgggtgtgttgtgtggtgtggtggtgtttgtggtgggtggtggtgtttgtgttgtgggggtgtgtgttgtgtgtgtttggtgtgtgtgtggttggttggtggtgtgggtgggtgggttgttggtggttgtgtggtggtgtggtgtgggtgggtgttgttGGGGttttggtgggtgtgggtgtggtgtgtggtgtgttgtggtgggtgtttgtgtgtgtgtgtggttgtggtgtgtgtggtgtggtgtgtgtgtggtgtgtgtggtgtggtgtgtgtgtgtgtgttgttgtgtgttgtgtgtgtgtgtgttgtgtgggtgtgttgtgtgtgtgtggtgtggtgtgggtgtggttgtgg
The nucleotide sequence above comes from Penaeus chinensis breed Huanghai No. 1 chromosome 3, ASM1920278v2, whole genome shotgun sequence. Encoded proteins:
- the LOC125039582 gene encoding surfeit locus protein 4 homolog, encoding MQNQNELLGRAEDFADQFLRYSKNYLPHIARLCLVSTFLEDGLRMWWQWHEQREYMDISWGCGYFIATLFVVINLVGQLGGVFMVLFRKKVEVACGLLLFIVVLQTVAYQILWDMQFLFRNLALVGGLALVLAESKKEARSIFAGVPSLGENKPKTYLMLGGRILLVFMFLTLVRFEFSVMQIFQIVIGGLLMALVAVGYKTKLSAFLLVLWLNVFNIYVNAWWSIPAYKPMRDFLKYDFFQTLSVIGGLLMLISLGPGGVSMDEHKKQW